In a single window of the Zea mays cultivar B73 chromosome 5, Zm-B73-REFERENCE-NAM-5.0, whole genome shotgun sequence genome:
- the LOC100191496 gene encoding Serine/threonine-protein kinase CTR1 isoform 1 (isoform 1 is encoded by transcript variant 1) — MMKDAKWPHAVSSAGGRRGPPASSSNAGASYTLLASSPPSSVRNDGCSPHYPPAPASDDDGLSSFDASVAAAKLPFQQLHRNRPQLGVADWLPLQRQSSGSSVGGDDGEVSSTVSFTIANAAEYRYKGDADRAPSSSSKSWAQQAEEAYNLQLALALRLCSEASAAADPNFLDSSIAAADHLQPIASPQSLSHRFWVNGCLSYSDKVSDGFYFIQGMDPFIWTLCNDLHDGGRVPTIESLKAVNPTDSAIEVVIVDKVADYDLRQLISMAIDVSLNRTDSKEIATRLAAVVSTKMGGSVAATEEHELGPRWRDSVGFLKISSGSVVLPIGKLSVGFCCHRALLFKTLADSINLPCRIVKGCKYCKAGAATSCLVRFGHDRECLIDLIGNPGFLSEPDSLLNGLSSISVSSPLRPPKHDSADNSDNFKLFAKKYFLDCQSLNLMFSDPAAGTVIDLDEVMGSNLGLNSSHATNSDCQATFTHLKAGTRRSSQDGSFIMQRSSQEDTQSGLSDPFSDMSLEIEDLIIPWSELVLKEKIGAGSFGTVHRADWNGSDVAVKILMEQDFHPERLKEFLREVAIMRSLRHPNIVLLMGAVTQPPNLSIVTEYLSRGSLYRLLHRHAARENLEERRRLSMAFDVAKGMNYLHKRNPPIVHRDLKSPNLLVDKKYTVKVCDFGLSRLKANTFLSSKTAAGTPEWMAPEVLRDEPSNEKSDVYSFGVILWELMTLQQPWSNLNPAQVVAAVGFKGQRLEIPSSVDPKVAAVIESCWVREPWRRPSFASIMESLKLLIKTLPPNQLLEEN; from the exons ATGATGAAGGATGCGAAGTGGCCTCACGCGGTGTCGAGCGCCGGTGGAAGGCGAGGCCCCCCTGCCTCATCATCCAACGCGGGGGCGTCGTACACCCTCCTCGCGTCCTCCCCGCCCAGCAGCGTCAGAAACGACGGCTGCTCGCCGCACTACCCTCCCGCCCCTGCGTCCGACGACGACGGGCTCTCCTCGTTCGACGCGTCCGTCGCTGCCGCGAAGCTGCCGTTCCAGCAGCTGCACAGGaacaggccccaactcggcgtcGCGGACTGGCTGCCGCTGCAGCGCCAATCTAGCGGTAGCAGCGTCGGGGGCGACGACGGCGAGGTATCCTCCACCGTTTCCTTCACCATCGCCAACGCCGCGGAATATAGGTACAAGGGCGACGCGGACCGCGCACCGAGCAGCAGCAGCAAGAGCTGGGCGCAGCAGGCGGAGGAGGCCTACAACCTccagctcgccctcgcgctccgcCTCTGCTccgaggcctccgccgctgcGGACCCCAACTTCCTCGACTCCTCCATCGCTGCCGCCGACCACCTCCAGCCCATTGCATCGCCTCAATCCCTCTCCCACCGCTTCTGG GTCAATGGCTGCTTGTCCTACTCCGACAAGGTCTCGGATGGTTTCTACTTCATCCAGGGGATGGATCCCTTCATATGGACGCTCTGCAACGATTTGCACGACGGAGGCCGCGTCCCCACTATTGAGTCCCTCAAGGCTGTCAATCCCACCGATTCTGCCATCGAGGTGGTCATCGTAGATAAAGTGGCGGACTATGACCTGAGGCAGCTGATAAGCATGGCCATTGACGTTTCTCTGAACCGTACCGACTCCAAGGAGATCGCCACTCGACTCGCTGCCGTTGTGTCCACGAAGATGGG GGGATCGGTAGCAGCTACCGAGGAACACGAGTTGGGTCCCCGGTGGAGAGACTCTGTTGGGTTCCTGAAGATTAGCTCAGGGTCTGTTGTACTTCCCATCGGAAAGTTATCAGTTGGCTTTTGTTGCCACCGAGCATTACTGTTCAAG ACCCTGGCGGATTCCATCAATCTGCCCTGTCGCATTGTGAAGGGATGCAAGTACTGCAAAGCTGGTGCTGCCACTTCTTGCTTGGTGCGCTTTGGTCATGACAG GGAATGTCTAATTGATTTAATTGGGAACCCGGGATTCTTATCTGAACCTGACTCCCTCTTGAATGGACTATCATCCATCTCTGTTTCTTCACCATTGCGCCCACCAAAACATGACTCAGCTGATAATTCTGATAATTTCAAGTTGTTTGCCAAGAAATATTTCCTTGATTGTCAGTCGTTAAATCTCATGTTCAGTGATCCAGCAGCTG GAACGGTTATCGACTTAGATGAGGTTATGGGATCAAATCTAGGTCTAAACTCATCACATGCAACAAACAGTGATTGTCAAGCTACCTTTACTCATCTTAAGGCTGGTACTCGACGCAGTAGTCAAGATGGGAGTTTTATAATGCAGAGGAG TTCCCAAGAGGATACTCAATCTGGACTAAGTGATCCCTTTAGCGATATGTCCCTTGAGATAGAAGACTTGATTATCCCATGGAGTGAGCTTGTTCTGAAAGAGAAAATTGGTGCAG GTTCTTTTGGTACTGTGCACCGTGCGGATTGGAATGGTTCG GATGTCGCAGTAAAAATTCTAATGGAGCAGGACTTCCATCCAGAGCGTCTCAAAGAATTTTTGAGAGAG GTTGCAATTATGAGAAGTTTGCGACATCCGAACATTGTTCTTCTTATGGGTGCTGTCACTCAGCCACCTAACCTTTCAATTGTGACTGAATACCTATCAAG AGGTAGCTTATACAGACTTTTACACAGGCATGCTGCAAGGGAAAATCTGGAGGAGCGCCGCCGCTTGAGTATGGCTTTCGACGTG GCAAAAGGGATGAACTATCTTCATAAGCGTAATCCTCCAATAGTCCACCGGGATCTTAAGTCACCAAACCTGTTGGTTGACAAAAAGTACACTGTGAAA GTCTGTGACTTTGGTCTCTCCAGATTGAAGGCAAACACATTTCTGTCTTCCAAGACTGCAGCAGGGACT CCTGAGTGGATGGCACCAGAAGTTCTACGAGACGAGCCCTCAAATGAGAAGTCTGATGTTTACAGCTTCGGTGTAATCTTATGGGAGCTTATGACATTGCAGCAGCCATGGAGTAATTTAAATCCAGCTCAG GTCGTTGCAGCGGTTGGTTTCAAGGGACAAAGGCTTGAGATCCCAAGCAGCGTTGATCCGAAAGTGGCGGCAGTAATCGAGTCCTGCTGGGTCAG GGAGCCCTGGAGACGACCCTCTTTTGCCAGTATCATGGAATCCCTGAAACTTCTCATCAAGACATTACCACCCAATCAGCTCCTCGAAGAAAATTAG
- the LOC100191496 gene encoding serine/threonine-protein kinase CTR1 isoform X1 translates to MDPFIWTLCNDLHDGGRVPTIESLKAVNPTDSAIEVVIVDKVADYDLRQLISMAIDVSLNRTDSKEIATRLAAVVSTKMGGSVAATEEHELGPRWRDSVGFLKISSGSVVLPIGKLSVGFCCHRALLFKTLADSINLPCRIVKGCKYCKAGAATSCLVRFGHDRECLIDLIGNPGFLSEPDSLLNGLSSISVSSPLRPPKHDSADNSDNFKLFAKKYFLDCQSLNLMFSDPAAGTVIDLDEVMGSNLGLNSSHATNSDCQATFTHLKAGTRRSSQDGSFIMQRSSQEDTQSGLSDPFSDMSLEIEDLIIPWSELVLKEKIGAGSFGTVHRADWNGSDVAVKILMEQDFHPERLKEFLREVAIMRSLRHPNIVLLMGAVTQPPNLSIVTEYLSRGSLYRLLHRHAARENLEERRRLSMAFDVAKGMNYLHKRNPPIVHRDLKSPNLLVDKKYTVKVCDFGLSRLKANTFLSSKTAAGTPEWMAPEVLRDEPSNEKSDVYSFGVILWELMTLQQPWSNLNPAQVVAAVGFKGQRLEIPSSVDPKVAAVIESCWVREPWRRPSFASIMESLKLLIKTLPPNQLLEEN, encoded by the exons ATGGATCCCTTCATATGGACGCTCTGCAACGATTTGCACGACGGAGGCCGCGTCCCCACTATTGAGTCCCTCAAGGCTGTCAATCCCACCGATTCTGCCATCGAGGTGGTCATCGTAGATAAAGTGGCGGACTATGACCTGAGGCAGCTGATAAGCATGGCCATTGACGTTTCTCTGAACCGTACCGACTCCAAGGAGATCGCCACTCGACTCGCTGCCGTTGTGTCCACGAAGATGGG GGGATCGGTAGCAGCTACCGAGGAACACGAGTTGGGTCCCCGGTGGAGAGACTCTGTTGGGTTCCTGAAGATTAGCTCAGGGTCTGTTGTACTTCCCATCGGAAAGTTATCAGTTGGCTTTTGTTGCCACCGAGCATTACTGTTCAAG ACCCTGGCGGATTCCATCAATCTGCCCTGTCGCATTGTGAAGGGATGCAAGTACTGCAAAGCTGGTGCTGCCACTTCTTGCTTGGTGCGCTTTGGTCATGACAG GGAATGTCTAATTGATTTAATTGGGAACCCGGGATTCTTATCTGAACCTGACTCCCTCTTGAATGGACTATCATCCATCTCTGTTTCTTCACCATTGCGCCCACCAAAACATGACTCAGCTGATAATTCTGATAATTTCAAGTTGTTTGCCAAGAAATATTTCCTTGATTGTCAGTCGTTAAATCTCATGTTCAGTGATCCAGCAGCTG GAACGGTTATCGACTTAGATGAGGTTATGGGATCAAATCTAGGTCTAAACTCATCACATGCAACAAACAGTGATTGTCAAGCTACCTTTACTCATCTTAAGGCTGGTACTCGACGCAGTAGTCAAGATGGGAGTTTTATAATGCAGAGGAG TTCCCAAGAGGATACTCAATCTGGACTAAGTGATCCCTTTAGCGATATGTCCCTTGAGATAGAAGACTTGATTATCCCATGGAGTGAGCTTGTTCTGAAAGAGAAAATTGGTGCAG GTTCTTTTGGTACTGTGCACCGTGCGGATTGGAATGGTTCG GATGTCGCAGTAAAAATTCTAATGGAGCAGGACTTCCATCCAGAGCGTCTCAAAGAATTTTTGAGAGAG GTTGCAATTATGAGAAGTTTGCGACATCCGAACATTGTTCTTCTTATGGGTGCTGTCACTCAGCCACCTAACCTTTCAATTGTGACTGAATACCTATCAAG AGGTAGCTTATACAGACTTTTACACAGGCATGCTGCAAGGGAAAATCTGGAGGAGCGCCGCCGCTTGAGTATGGCTTTCGACGTG GCAAAAGGGATGAACTATCTTCATAAGCGTAATCCTCCAATAGTCCACCGGGATCTTAAGTCACCAAACCTGTTGGTTGACAAAAAGTACACTGTGAAA GTCTGTGACTTTGGTCTCTCCAGATTGAAGGCAAACACATTTCTGTCTTCCAAGACTGCAGCAGGGACT CCTGAGTGGATGGCACCAGAAGTTCTACGAGACGAGCCCTCAAATGAGAAGTCTGATGTTTACAGCTTCGGTGTAATCTTATGGGAGCTTATGACATTGCAGCAGCCATGGAGTAATTTAAATCCAGCTCAG GTCGTTGCAGCGGTTGGTTTCAAGGGACAAAGGCTTGAGATCCCAAGCAGCGTTGATCCGAAAGTGGCGGCAGTAATCGAGTCCTGCTGGGTCAG GGAGCCCTGGAGACGACCCTCTTTTGCCAGTATCATGGAATCCCTGAAACTTCTCATCAAGACATTACCACCCAATCAGCTCCTCGAAGAAAATTAG
- the LOC100191496 gene encoding serine/threonine-protein kinase CTR1 isoform X2 — translation MTAVNFGRCRRSVIDFFPWCRECLIDLIGNPGFLSEPDSLLNGLSSISVSSPLRPPKHDSADNSDNFKLFAKKYFLDCQSLNLMFSDPAAGTVIDLDEVMGSNLGLNSSHATNSDCQATFTHLKAGTRRSSQDGSFIMQRSSQEDTQSGLSDPFSDMSLEIEDLIIPWSELVLKEKIGAGSFGTVHRADWNGSDVAVKILMEQDFHPERLKEFLREVAIMRSLRHPNIVLLMGAVTQPPNLSIVTEYLSRGSLYRLLHRHAARENLEERRRLSMAFDVAKGMNYLHKRNPPIVHRDLKSPNLLVDKKYTVKVCDFGLSRLKANTFLSSKTAAGTPEWMAPEVLRDEPSNEKSDVYSFGVILWELMTLQQPWSNLNPAQVVAAVGFKGQRLEIPSSVDPKVAAVIESCWVREPWRRPSFASIMESLKLLIKTLPPNQLLEEN, via the exons ATGACAG CTGTCAATTTTGGTAGATGTAGACGGTCCGTTATTGACTTTTTTCCCTGGTGCAGGGAATGTCTAATTGATTTAATTGGGAACCCGGGATTCTTATCTGAACCTGACTCCCTCTTGAATGGACTATCATCCATCTCTGTTTCTTCACCATTGCGCCCACCAAAACATGACTCAGCTGATAATTCTGATAATTTCAAGTTGTTTGCCAAGAAATATTTCCTTGATTGTCAGTCGTTAAATCTCATGTTCAGTGATCCAGCAGCTG GAACGGTTATCGACTTAGATGAGGTTATGGGATCAAATCTAGGTCTAAACTCATCACATGCAACAAACAGTGATTGTCAAGCTACCTTTACTCATCTTAAGGCTGGTACTCGACGCAGTAGTCAAGATGGGAGTTTTATAATGCAGAGGAG TTCCCAAGAGGATACTCAATCTGGACTAAGTGATCCCTTTAGCGATATGTCCCTTGAGATAGAAGACTTGATTATCCCATGGAGTGAGCTTGTTCTGAAAGAGAAAATTGGTGCAG GTTCTTTTGGTACTGTGCACCGTGCGGATTGGAATGGTTCG GATGTCGCAGTAAAAATTCTAATGGAGCAGGACTTCCATCCAGAGCGTCTCAAAGAATTTTTGAGAGAG GTTGCAATTATGAGAAGTTTGCGACATCCGAACATTGTTCTTCTTATGGGTGCTGTCACTCAGCCACCTAACCTTTCAATTGTGACTGAATACCTATCAAG AGGTAGCTTATACAGACTTTTACACAGGCATGCTGCAAGGGAAAATCTGGAGGAGCGCCGCCGCTTGAGTATGGCTTTCGACGTG GCAAAAGGGATGAACTATCTTCATAAGCGTAATCCTCCAATAGTCCACCGGGATCTTAAGTCACCAAACCTGTTGGTTGACAAAAAGTACACTGTGAAA GTCTGTGACTTTGGTCTCTCCAGATTGAAGGCAAACACATTTCTGTCTTCCAAGACTGCAGCAGGGACT CCTGAGTGGATGGCACCAGAAGTTCTACGAGACGAGCCCTCAAATGAGAAGTCTGATGTTTACAGCTTCGGTGTAATCTTATGGGAGCTTATGACATTGCAGCAGCCATGGAGTAATTTAAATCCAGCTCAG GTCGTTGCAGCGGTTGGTTTCAAGGGACAAAGGCTTGAGATCCCAAGCAGCGTTGATCCGAAAGTGGCGGCAGTAATCGAGTCCTGCTGGGTCAG GGAGCCCTGGAGACGACCCTCTTTTGCCAGTATCATGGAATCCCTGAAACTTCTCATCAAGACATTACCACCCAATCAGCTCCTCGAAGAAAATTAG
- the LOC100191496 gene encoding serine/threonine-protein kinase CTR1 isoform X3 produces MFSDPAAGTVIDLDEVMGSNLGLNSSHATNSDCQATFTHLKAGTRRSSQDGSFIMQRSSQEDTQSGLSDPFSDMSLEIEDLIIPWSELVLKEKIGAGSFGTVHRADWNGSDVAVKILMEQDFHPERLKEFLREVAIMRSLRHPNIVLLMGAVTQPPNLSIVTEYLSRGSLYRLLHRHAARENLEERRRLSMAFDVAKGMNYLHKRNPPIVHRDLKSPNLLVDKKYTVKVCDFGLSRLKANTFLSSKTAAGTPEWMAPEVLRDEPSNEKSDVYSFGVILWELMTLQQPWSNLNPAQVVAAVGFKGQRLEIPSSVDPKVAAVIESCWVREPWRRPSFASIMESLKLLIKTLPPNQLLEEN; encoded by the exons ATGTTCAGTGATCCAGCAGCTG GAACGGTTATCGACTTAGATGAGGTTATGGGATCAAATCTAGGTCTAAACTCATCACATGCAACAAACAGTGATTGTCAAGCTACCTTTACTCATCTTAAGGCTGGTACTCGACGCAGTAGTCAAGATGGGAGTTTTATAATGCAGAGGAG TTCCCAAGAGGATACTCAATCTGGACTAAGTGATCCCTTTAGCGATATGTCCCTTGAGATAGAAGACTTGATTATCCCATGGAGTGAGCTTGTTCTGAAAGAGAAAATTGGTGCAG GTTCTTTTGGTACTGTGCACCGTGCGGATTGGAATGGTTCG GATGTCGCAGTAAAAATTCTAATGGAGCAGGACTTCCATCCAGAGCGTCTCAAAGAATTTTTGAGAGAG GTTGCAATTATGAGAAGTTTGCGACATCCGAACATTGTTCTTCTTATGGGTGCTGTCACTCAGCCACCTAACCTTTCAATTGTGACTGAATACCTATCAAG AGGTAGCTTATACAGACTTTTACACAGGCATGCTGCAAGGGAAAATCTGGAGGAGCGCCGCCGCTTGAGTATGGCTTTCGACGTG GCAAAAGGGATGAACTATCTTCATAAGCGTAATCCTCCAATAGTCCACCGGGATCTTAAGTCACCAAACCTGTTGGTTGACAAAAAGTACACTGTGAAA GTCTGTGACTTTGGTCTCTCCAGATTGAAGGCAAACACATTTCTGTCTTCCAAGACTGCAGCAGGGACT CCTGAGTGGATGGCACCAGAAGTTCTACGAGACGAGCCCTCAAATGAGAAGTCTGATGTTTACAGCTTCGGTGTAATCTTATGGGAGCTTATGACATTGCAGCAGCCATGGAGTAATTTAAATCCAGCTCAG GTCGTTGCAGCGGTTGGTTTCAAGGGACAAAGGCTTGAGATCCCAAGCAGCGTTGATCCGAAAGTGGCGGCAGTAATCGAGTCCTGCTGGGTCAG GGAGCCCTGGAGACGACCCTCTTTTGCCAGTATCATGGAATCCCTGAAACTTCTCATCAAGACATTACCACCCAATCAGCTCCTCGAAGAAAATTAG